A single region of the Streptomyces vilmorinianum genome encodes:
- a CDS encoding threonine aldolase family protein → MADPQAVNPALPSKTDARRHHDPSVRGFASDNYAGVHPEVLAAIALANGGHQIAYGEDEYTEHLQRIMHSHFGPSAEAFPVFNGTGANVTALQALTDRWGAVVCAESAHINVDEGGAPERMGGLKLLTVPTPDGKLTPELIDRQAWGWEDEHRAMPQVVSITQNTELGTVYTVDEIRAIVEHAHAKGMKVHLDGARIANAAASLNVPMRAFTNAVGVDVISYGGTKNGMMFGEAVVVLNPDAVSHMKHLRKMSMQLASKMRFVSVQLEALLAKDLWLRNAQHANAMAQRLAAGVRAVDGVEILYPVQANAVFARLPHEVSTRLQKRFRFYFWDEAAGDVRWMCSYDTTEDDVDAFLQALKEEMAR, encoded by the coding sequence GTGGCTGACCCCCAAGCCGTGAACCCGGCCCTGCCCTCGAAGACCGACGCGCGTCGTCACCACGACCCGTCGGTCCGGGGCTTCGCCAGCGACAACTACGCCGGCGTCCACCCGGAGGTGCTCGCGGCCATCGCCCTCGCCAACGGCGGTCATCAGATCGCCTACGGCGAGGACGAGTACACCGAGCACCTCCAGCGGATCATGCACAGCCACTTCGGGCCGAGCGCCGAGGCCTTCCCGGTCTTCAACGGCACCGGCGCGAACGTCACCGCCCTGCAGGCGCTGACCGACCGCTGGGGCGCGGTCGTCTGCGCCGAGTCCGCGCACATCAACGTGGACGAGGGCGGCGCGCCGGAGCGGATGGGCGGCCTCAAGCTGCTCACCGTGCCGACGCCGGACGGCAAGCTCACGCCCGAGCTCATCGACCGCCAGGCCTGGGGCTGGGAGGACGAGCACCGCGCCATGCCGCAGGTCGTCTCGATCACCCAGAACACCGAGCTGGGCACGGTCTACACCGTGGACGAGATCCGGGCCATCGTGGAGCACGCCCACGCCAAGGGCATGAAGGTGCACCTCGACGGCGCCCGGATAGCCAACGCCGCCGCCTCCCTGAACGTGCCGATGAGGGCGTTCACCAACGCGGTCGGTGTGGACGTCATCTCCTACGGCGGCACCAAGAACGGCATGATGTTCGGCGAGGCCGTCGTCGTGCTCAACCCCGACGCCGTCAGCCACATGAAGCATCTGCGCAAGATGTCGATGCAGCTCGCGTCCAAGATGCGGTTCGTGTCGGTGCAGCTGGAGGCGCTGCTCGCCAAGGACCTGTGGCTGCGCAACGCCCAGCACGCCAACGCGATGGCGCAGCGCCTCGCGGCCGGCGTACGGGCCGTGGACGGGGTGGAGATCCTCTACCCGGTGCAGGCCAACGCGGTCTTCGCGCGGCTGCCGCACGAGGTGAGCACCCGCCTCCAGAAGCGCTTCCGCTTCTACTTCTGGGACGAGGCCGCCGGCGACGTGCGCTGGATGTGCTCCTACGACACCACGGAGGACGACGTCGACGCCTTCCTCCAGGCGCTGAAGGAGGAGATGGCGCGATAG
- a CDS encoding transglutaminase-like domain-containing protein, which yields MELIQQTPDLSAYLAADDVIDHGHPLVRETAAALRSRHRDVHAYAQAAFEFVRDSIPHSSDTGDERVTWRASDVLAQRTGICHAKAHALVALLRAQSIPTALCYQKFEVLHGLVAIRMPGQEAWHRQDPRGGEPGKEAQFSLAQERLAFLPDPEFNELDFPVLYAVPHPGVLSALQSARDSVELLRILPTDL from the coding sequence ATGGAGCTGATCCAGCAGACCCCCGACCTCTCCGCCTACCTCGCCGCGGACGACGTCATCGACCACGGGCACCCCCTCGTGCGCGAGACGGCCGCCGCGCTGCGCTCCCGGCACCGCGATGTCCACGCGTACGCCCAGGCGGCCTTCGAGTTCGTACGGGACTCCATCCCGCACTCCAGCGACACCGGCGACGAGCGCGTCACCTGGCGCGCCTCCGACGTCCTCGCCCAGCGCACCGGCATCTGTCACGCCAAGGCCCACGCACTCGTCGCGCTGCTGCGTGCCCAGTCGATCCCGACCGCCCTCTGCTACCAGAAGTTCGAGGTCCTGCACGGCCTCGTCGCGATCCGGATGCCCGGCCAGGAGGCCTGGCACCGCCAGGATCCGCGCGGTGGCGAGCCGGGCAAGGAAGCCCAATTCTCTCTGGCGCAGGAGCGGTTGGCCTTCCTGCCCGACCCGGAGTTCAATGAACTGGACTTCCCGGTGCTGTACGCTGTACCGCATCCGGGAGTTCTGAGCGCCCTGCAGTCGGCGCGGGACAGCGTGGAGCTCCTGCGGATCCTTCCGACCGACCTCTGA
- a CDS encoding B3/B4 domain-containing protein — protein sequence MPLTLTVSDEVRALVPGFTHLAIEAHGLVNGPSDEASSALLDDAARRLAERLDGQAPDKDPHIAAWRAAYTAFGAKPSRTRNSAEALAKRALADGGLPRINRLVDAYNAISVAHLIPVGGEDLDRIQGEMRLVRATGDEPFVTMAGGEETVEHPEPGEIVWRDEAGVTCRRWNWRQGPRTRIDDDTVNAIFLLESLAPMTLDELQAAGAELAESLEKLSPGARITVRTPV from the coding sequence ATGCCCCTCACCCTGACGGTGTCCGACGAGGTGCGTGCCCTCGTGCCCGGCTTCACCCATCTCGCCATCGAGGCCCACGGACTGGTCAACGGGCCCAGCGACGAGGCCAGTTCGGCCCTCCTGGACGACGCCGCCCGACGCCTCGCCGAGCGGCTCGACGGACAGGCGCCGGACAAGGACCCGCACATCGCCGCCTGGCGCGCCGCGTACACCGCGTTCGGCGCCAAGCCGTCCCGTACCCGCAACTCCGCCGAGGCGCTGGCCAAGCGCGCCCTCGCGGACGGTGGACTGCCCCGGATCAACCGGCTCGTCGACGCCTACAACGCGATCAGCGTCGCGCACCTCATCCCGGTCGGCGGCGAGGACCTGGACCGCATCCAGGGCGAGATGCGGCTCGTGCGCGCGACCGGCGACGAGCCGTTCGTGACCATGGCCGGCGGCGAGGAGACCGTGGAGCACCCGGAGCCGGGCGAGATCGTCTGGCGCGACGAGGCGGGCGTCACCTGCCGTCGCTGGAACTGGCGCCAGGGGCCGCGCACCCGGATCGACGACGACACCGTCAACGCGATCTTCCTGCTGGAGTCGCTGGCGCCCATGACGCTCGACGAACTCCAGGCGGCCGGCGCCGAGCTCGCCGAGTCGCTGGAGAAGCTGAGCCCCGGGGCACGGATCACCGTCCGTACCCCGGTGTGA
- a CDS encoding lysophospholipid acyltransferase family protein yields MAELVYRPVIGAALTMFKALDLKIDTQGSEHIPRTGGAVLVSNHISYLDFIFTGLAALPQKRLVRFMAKDSVFRHKVSGPLMRGMKHIPVDRAQGEHAYKHALESLKAGEIIGVFPEATISQSFTLKSFKSGAARLAQEAGVPLIPMALWGTQRIWTKGRPRNFKRSHIPVTIRVGEPMEAPADQYAGAITRRLRERVQELLEAAQRAYPVRPKDASDTWWVPAHLGGTAPTPAEVKDAG; encoded by the coding sequence ATGGCAGAACTCGTCTATCGGCCGGTCATCGGCGCCGCACTGACCATGTTCAAGGCGCTCGACCTGAAGATCGACACCCAGGGTTCGGAGCACATTCCGCGCACGGGCGGGGCTGTGCTCGTGAGCAACCACATCAGCTATCTGGACTTCATCTTCACGGGCCTGGCCGCGCTGCCGCAGAAGCGTCTGGTGCGCTTCATGGCCAAGGACTCGGTGTTCCGGCACAAGGTGTCGGGTCCGCTGATGCGCGGCATGAAGCACATCCCGGTGGACCGCGCGCAGGGCGAGCACGCGTACAAGCACGCGCTGGAGTCGCTGAAGGCCGGGGAGATCATCGGCGTCTTCCCCGAGGCGACCATCTCGCAGTCGTTCACGCTCAAGAGCTTCAAGTCGGGCGCGGCGCGGCTCGCGCAGGAGGCCGGGGTTCCGCTGATCCCGATGGCCCTCTGGGGGACGCAGCGCATCTGGACCAAGGGCCGGCCGCGGAACTTCAAGCGCAGCCACATCCCGGTGACGATCCGGGTGGGCGAGCCGATGGAGGCGCCGGCGGACCAGTACGCGGGGGCGATCACCCGGCGGCTGCGCGAGCGCGTCCAGGAGCTCCTGGAGGCCGCGCAGCGCGCCTATCCCGTACGCCCCAAGGACGCGAGCGACACGTGGTGGGTGCCCGCGCACCTCGGGGGTACGGCTCCGACCCCGGCCGAGGTCAAGGACGCCGGCTGA
- a CDS encoding TlpA family protein disulfide reductase, with product MTQELLDADRLGVELGEKATLVQFSTAFCQPCRATRRTLAEVAGMIEGVGHVEIDAEERLDLVREYGIVRTPTVLVLDGAGRIVVRAAGQPRRADVIAALGRAV from the coding sequence ATGACGCAAGAGCTGCTGGACGCGGACCGGCTCGGGGTCGAGCTGGGGGAGAAGGCCACCCTGGTGCAGTTCTCCACGGCCTTCTGCCAGCCCTGCCGCGCCACCCGCAGAACGCTGGCCGAGGTCGCCGGGATGATCGAGGGCGTGGGCCACGTGGAGATAGACGCCGAGGAGCGCCTCGATCTCGTACGGGAGTACGGCATCGTCCGCACCCCCACCGTGCTCGTCCTCGACGGCGCCGGGCGGATCGTCGTCCGCGCGGCCGGCCAGCCCCGCAGGGCGGACGTCATCGCCGCCCTGGGGCGCGCGGTCTGA
- a CDS encoding flavin reductase family protein, whose translation MTVSPELRSIGAPRQASPDLLRSVFRQHAAGVAVVTAHGDRPVGFTATSLTSVAAEPPLISFGVGTASSSWPVVSEAEHIGVHILGEHQRELAGTFARSGADRFGPATRWSVGPEGVPILDGVLAWLVCRVVARVPAGDHRIVIAEAVAGDPDGVGRPLLYHQGRFNALRD comes from the coding sequence ATGACGGTTTCGCCCGAGCTCCGCTCCATCGGCGCCCCTCGGCAGGCCTCTCCCGATCTCCTCCGTTCCGTCTTCCGGCAGCACGCGGCCGGTGTCGCGGTCGTCACCGCCCACGGGGACCGCCCCGTCGGCTTCACCGCCACCTCCCTCACCTCCGTCGCCGCGGAACCTCCCCTGATCTCCTTCGGCGTGGGCACCGCCTCCTCCAGCTGGCCCGTGGTCTCCGAGGCCGAGCACATAGGCGTCCACATACTCGGCGAGCACCAGCGCGAGCTGGCCGGCACGTTCGCCCGGAGCGGCGCCGACCGGTTCGGCCCCGCGACACGCTGGAGCGTGGGCCCCGAGGGTGTCCCGATCCTGGACGGCGTACTCGCCTGGCTGGTCTGCCGGGTGGTGGCCCGCGTGCCGGCCGGGGATCATCGGATCGTGATCGCCGAGGCGGTGGCCGGAGACCCCGACGGGGTGGGCCGGCCGCTCCTCTACCACCAGGGGCGCTTCAACGCCCTGCGCGACTGA
- a CDS encoding electron transfer flavoprotein subunit beta/FixA family protein: MSLRIVVCVKYVPDATGDRHFADDLTVDRDDVDGLLSELDEYAVEQALQIAEEADEAEVTVLTVGPEDAKDALRKALSMGADKAVHVEDDDLHGSDVMATSLVLAKAIEKTGYDVVIAGMASTDGTMGVLPAILAERLGVPQVTLLSEVKVEDGKVTGRRDGDTASEQLEASLPAVVSVTDQSGEARYPSFKGIMAAKKKPVESLDLSDLDIEAEEVGLEGSWTAVDSAAERPARTAGTIVKDEGEGGKQLAEFLASQKFI; encoded by the coding sequence GTGAGCTTGAGGATCGTTGTCTGTGTGAAGTACGTGCCCGACGCCACCGGCGACCGGCACTTCGCCGATGACCTGACCGTCGACCGCGACGACGTCGACGGCCTGCTGTCGGAGCTCGACGAGTACGCGGTCGAGCAGGCCCTGCAGATCGCCGAAGAGGCGGACGAGGCCGAGGTCACCGTTCTCACGGTCGGTCCCGAGGACGCCAAGGACGCCCTGCGCAAGGCGCTGTCCATGGGCGCCGACAAGGCCGTCCACGTCGAGGACGACGATCTGCACGGCTCCGACGTCATGGCCACGTCGCTGGTGCTCGCCAAGGCGATCGAGAAGACCGGCTACGACGTCGTCATCGCCGGTATGGCCTCCACCGACGGCACCATGGGTGTCCTGCCGGCGATCCTCGCCGAGCGCCTGGGCGTCCCGCAGGTCACGCTGCTCTCCGAGGTCAAGGTCGAGGACGGCAAGGTGACGGGCCGCCGTGACGGCGACACCGCTTCGGAGCAGCTGGAGGCCTCGCTTCCGGCCGTCGTGTCGGTGACGGACCAGTCGGGTGAGGCCCGCTACCCGTCCTTCAAGGGCATCATGGCCGCCAAGAAGAAGCCGGTGGAGTCCCTGGACCTCTCGGACCTCGACATCGAGGCCGAGGAGGTCGGCCTGGAGGGCTCCTGGACCGCGGTCGACTCCGCGGCCGAGCGTCCCGCGCGCACCGCGGGCACGATCGTCAAGGACGAGGGCGAGGGCGGCAAGCAGCTGGCCGAGTTCCTCGCGAGCCAGAAGTTCATCTAA
- a CDS encoding electron transfer flavoprotein subunit alpha/FixB family protein yields the protein MAEILVYVDHVDGAVRKPTLELLTLARRLGEPVAVALGNGAADAAPALAEHGAVKVLTADAPEFAEYLVVPKVEALQAAYEAVSPAAVLVPSSAEGKEIAARLAVRIGSGIITDAIDLEAGDEGPVATQSAFAASFTTKSRVSKGTPVITVKPNSAPVEAAPAAGAVEALAVSFSEKAHGTKVVSRTPRESTGRPELTEAAIVVSGGRGVNGAENFGLIEALADSLGAAVGASRAAVDAGWYPHSNQVGQTGKSVSPQLYIASGISGAIQHRAGMQTSKTIVAINKDAEAPIFDLVDYGVVGDLFDVVPQLTEEVKSRKG from the coding sequence ATGGCTGAGATTCTCGTCTACGTCGACCACGTCGACGGAGCCGTCCGCAAGCCCACCCTGGAGCTGCTGACGCTGGCCCGCCGCCTCGGCGAGCCCGTCGCCGTCGCGCTCGGCAACGGTGCCGCCGACGCCGCCCCGGCCCTCGCCGAGCACGGCGCGGTGAAGGTCCTCACCGCCGACGCCCCCGAGTTCGCCGAGTACCTCGTCGTCCCGAAGGTGGAGGCCCTGCAGGCCGCGTACGAGGCCGTCTCCCCGGCCGCCGTGCTCGTCCCCTCCTCCGCCGAGGGCAAGGAGATCGCCGCCCGCCTCGCGGTGCGCATCGGCTCCGGCATCATCACCGACGCCATCGACCTGGAGGCCGGTGACGAGGGCCCGGTCGCGACGCAGTCCGCGTTCGCCGCCTCCTTCACGACCAAGTCCCGTGTCTCCAAGGGCACCCCGGTCATCACGGTCAAGCCGAACTCGGCCCCCGTCGAGGCCGCCCCGGCCGCCGGCGCCGTCGAGGCGCTCGCCGTCTCCTTCTCGGAGAAGGCCCACGGCACCAAGGTCGTCTCCCGCACCCCGCGCGAGTCGACGGGCCGCCCGGAGCTGACCGAGGCCGCGATCGTGGTCTCCGGCGGCCGCGGCGTCAACGGCGCCGAGAACTTCGGACTCATCGAGGCGCTCGCCGACTCGCTCGGTGCGGCCGTCGGTGCCTCGCGCGCCGCCGTCGACGCCGGCTGGTACCCGCACTCCAACCAGGTCGGCCAGACCGGCAAGTCGGTCTCGCCGCAGCTGTACATCGCCTCCGGCATCTCCGGTGCGATCCAGCACCGCGCGGGTATGCAGACCTCGAAGACCATCGTGGCCATCAACAAGGACGCCGAGGCCCCGATCTTCGACCTCGTCGACTACGGCGTGGTCGGCGACCTCTTCGACGTCGTCCCGCAGCTGACCGAGGAGGTCAAGTCCCGTAAGGGCTGA
- a CDS encoding DUF6986 family protein — protein sequence MGQQEKVSTSLAGAVSEGISASLAAVDAELDRRYPGDPGTRQPVHTVYVPGNVFDAGTIRSWGDQALAALDEHAPDAASFAAVLGLADDLAEDVYGRVRAKLEREPIEDLRVDFEDGYAGQDEDQDAARAARLISEAYRNGTAAPYMGIRMKCMESAVRDRGIRTTDIFLTGLIENGGLPDGLVLTLPKVTYPEQVSAFVRLLEAFEKAHGLDAGRLGFEIQIETSQSILATDGTAAVARMIGAAEGRATGLHYGTFDYSACLGVSAAYQASDHPAADHAKAIMQVAAAGTGVRVSDGSTNVLPVGSTEHVHEAWRLHYGLTRRALARAYYQGWDMHPGHIPTRYAAVFAFYREGFEAAAKRLSAYANHAGGDVMDEPATAKALSSYLLRGIDCGALDTAEVDALTGMTRADLDRFAAPRRGDLTATAQ from the coding sequence ATGGGTCAGCAGGAGAAGGTGTCGACGAGCCTCGCCGGAGCGGTCAGCGAGGGCATCAGCGCCTCCCTCGCAGCGGTGGACGCCGAGCTCGACCGGCGCTACCCGGGCGACCCGGGCACCCGCCAGCCCGTCCACACCGTCTACGTCCCCGGCAACGTCTTCGACGCCGGAACCATCCGGTCCTGGGGCGACCAGGCACTCGCCGCCCTCGACGAGCACGCTCCCGACGCCGCCTCCTTCGCCGCCGTCCTGGGCCTCGCCGACGACCTCGCCGAGGACGTCTACGGCCGCGTACGGGCCAAGCTGGAGCGCGAGCCGATCGAGGACCTCCGGGTCGACTTCGAGGACGGCTACGCCGGCCAGGACGAGGATCAGGACGCCGCCCGCGCCGCCCGCCTGATCTCGGAGGCGTACCGGAACGGCACCGCCGCCCCGTACATGGGCATCCGGATGAAGTGCATGGAGTCCGCCGTACGCGACCGCGGCATCCGCACCACCGACATCTTCCTCACCGGCCTGATCGAGAACGGCGGCCTCCCCGACGGCCTCGTCCTCACCCTCCCCAAGGTGACCTACCCCGAGCAGGTCTCCGCCTTCGTACGCCTCCTGGAGGCCTTCGAGAAGGCCCACGGCCTGGACGCGGGCCGCCTCGGCTTCGAGATCCAGATCGAGACCAGCCAGTCCATCCTCGCCACCGACGGCACCGCCGCCGTCGCCCGCATGATCGGCGCCGCCGAGGGCCGCGCCACCGGACTGCACTACGGCACCTTCGACTACAGCGCCTGCCTCGGCGTCTCCGCCGCCTACCAGGCCAGCGACCACCCGGCCGCCGACCACGCCAAGGCGATCATGCAGGTCGCCGCCGCCGGCACCGGCGTACGGGTCTCCGACGGCTCCACCAACGTCCTCCCGGTCGGCTCCACCGAGCACGTCCACGAGGCCTGGCGCCTGCACTACGGCCTCACCCGCCGCGCCCTGGCCCGCGCCTACTACCAGGGCTGGGACATGCACCCGGGCCACATCCCCACCCGGTACGCCGCCGTCTTCGCCTTCTATCGCGAGGGCTTCGAGGCCGCGGCCAAGCGCCTCTCCGCCTACGCCAACCACGCGGGCGGCGACGTCATGGACGAGCCCGCCACCGCCAAGGCGCTCAGCTCCTACCTCCTGCGCGGCATCGACTGCGGCGCCCTCGACACCGCCGAGGTCGACGCCCTCACCGGCATGACCCGCGCCGACCTCGACCGCTTCGCCGCCCCGCGCCGCGGCGACCTGACGGCCACGGCCCAGTAA
- a CDS encoding serine/threonine-protein kinase translates to MSSGENERLAGRYRVVRQLGRGGMGVVWRAVDEVLGREVAVKELRTYNDSSGPELADLHLRMQREARAAARVRHPGVIAVHDVTEHQGRPVIVMELIDGPSLDDMLSEHGVLDPREAARIGAAVLEALAAAHDVGVLHRDVKPGNVLLDRGGRVVLTDFGIATMDDPGDGSTTHLTRSGEIVGSLDYLAPERAQGHQPGPASDVWALGATLYAAVEGSSPFRRTSTWSTLNAIVVEPLPEPRRSGALGPVLQQLLQKDPTQRPDARTAARLLSAVAQDAPPPHLHAPTEPNAAPHHPEGFGPATAHGPGAFGPGGAGHAAGSGVAGGERPAEGFGPAEPHGPGAFGPGDADHAAGPGVAGGERPAEGFGPAEPHGPGAFGPGGTAHAGHADSSGGPGGDRPAGAFGPAGAPGADGYRSPAAASMSSPYGPPAGHGHPASSTPAPTAPQAPRKTRSTALVAAAVAAVLLAGGGVTYALVDRDRDRGVEQERLADGPTPTTPGTSPGRVLDPGDPAATASATATGSASASATPSKTGTTKPASPTPSTASKAPVPGTGGGGTTGGGTSGGTTTTGGGGSTSGGSTTTTGGGSPAEPEPVCHSIGGGKYNCQVWRTEKTYSHSGAEMGILNAGTNYFYCQVNLGRRVTYGQWTNVWWARTDDDSGNTNVYFSVVYIQGGDNDQPVPGLPVC, encoded by the coding sequence GTGTCTTCGGGGGAGAACGAGCGGCTGGCCGGCCGCTACCGGGTCGTGCGCCAACTGGGCCGGGGCGGCATGGGCGTCGTCTGGCGCGCCGTCGACGAGGTCCTCGGCCGCGAGGTGGCCGTCAAGGAACTGCGGACGTACAACGACTCGTCCGGGCCGGAACTGGCCGATCTGCACCTGCGGATGCAGCGCGAGGCGCGGGCCGCGGCCCGCGTACGCCACCCCGGGGTGATCGCCGTCCACGACGTGACCGAGCATCAGGGCCGCCCCGTCATCGTCATGGAGCTCATCGACGGGCCCTCGCTCGACGACATGCTGAGCGAACACGGCGTGCTGGACCCGCGCGAGGCCGCCCGGATCGGAGCCGCGGTCCTGGAGGCGCTCGCCGCCGCGCACGACGTCGGTGTGCTCCACCGCGACGTGAAGCCCGGCAACGTCCTCCTCGACCGGGGAGGGCGGGTCGTCCTCACCGACTTCGGGATCGCCACGATGGACGATCCCGGCGACGGCTCGACCACGCACCTCACCCGCAGCGGCGAGATCGTCGGCTCGCTGGACTACCTGGCGCCCGAACGGGCCCAGGGGCACCAGCCCGGACCCGCCTCGGACGTCTGGGCGCTCGGTGCCACCCTGTACGCGGCCGTGGAGGGCTCCTCGCCGTTCCGGCGCACGTCGACCTGGTCGACCCTGAACGCGATCGTCGTGGAACCGCTGCCGGAGCCGCGCAGATCCGGGGCGCTCGGCCCCGTGCTCCAGCAGCTGCTGCAGAAGGACCCGACCCAGCGCCCCGACGCCCGTACGGCGGCCCGCCTCCTGTCCGCCGTGGCCCAGGACGCCCCTCCGCCCCACCTGCACGCCCCGACCGAACCGAACGCGGCCCCGCACCACCCGGAAGGCTTCGGCCCGGCAACGGCGCACGGGCCGGGTGCCTTCGGTCCGGGAGGCGCGGGCCACGCGGCTGGGTCCGGGGTTGCGGGAGGCGAGCGTCCCGCGGAGGGCTTCGGTCCGGCCGAGCCGCACGGGCCCGGGGCCTTCGGACCCGGGGACGCGGACCACGCGGCTGGGCCCGGGGTTGCGGGAGGCGAGCGTCCCGCCGAGGGCTTCGGTCCGGCCGAGCCGCACGGGCCGGGTGCCTTCGGTCCGGGAGGCACGGCACACGCGGGCCACGCGGACAGCTCCGGCGGCCCGGGAGGCGACCGTCCCGCCGGGGCCTTCGGTCCGGCCGGTGCGCCCGGGGCGGACGGCTACCGGTCGCCCGCCGCGGCGTCGATGTCGTCGCCCTACGGGCCGCCCGCCGGGCACGGGCACCCGGCATCGAGCACCCCCGCCCCCACGGCCCCGCAGGCGCCCCGGAAGACGCGTTCCACGGCGCTGGTCGCCGCCGCGGTCGCCGCCGTTCTGCTCGCCGGCGGCGGCGTGACCTACGCGCTGGTCGACCGCGACCGCGACCGTGGCGTGGAGCAGGAGCGGCTGGCCGACGGCCCGACGCCGACGACGCCCGGCACCAGCCCCGGCCGGGTCCTCGACCCGGGCGACCCGGCGGCGACGGCGAGCGCGACGGCGACGGGGTCCGCGTCCGCCTCCGCGACGCCCTCGAAGACCGGCACGACGAAGCCCGCGTCCCCCACCCCGTCGACGGCGTCGAAGGCGCCCGTGCCGGGAACCGGCGGCGGAGGCACGACCGGCGGAGGCACCAGCGGCGGTACGACGACGACCGGAGGCGGCGGAAGTACGAGCGGCGGATCGACCACGACGACCGGCGGCGGCTCCCCGGCCGAGCCCGAGCCCGTCTGTCACTCCATCGGCGGCGGCAAGTACAACTGCCAGGTGTGGCGCACCGAGAAGACGTACAGCCACTCGGGCGCCGAGATGGGGATCCTCAACGCCGGCACCAACTACTTCTACTGCCAGGTCAACCTGGGCCGGCGGGTGACGTACGGCCAGTGGACGAACGTCTGGTGGGCCAGGACGGACGACGACAGCGGCAACACCAACGTGTACTTCAGCGTCGTGTACATCCAGGGCGGCGACAACGACCAGCCGGTGCCGGGACTCCCGGTCTGCTGA
- a CDS encoding LacI family DNA-binding transcriptional regulator gives MAETARRPEHRYGNRPTMKDVAARAGVGLKTVSRVVNGEPGVTPDTERRVQEAIDSLGFRRNDSARVLRKGRTASVGLVLEDLADPFYGPLSRAVEEVARAHGALLINGSSAEDPDREQELALALCARRVDGLIVIPAGTDHRYLEPEIKAGVATVFVDRPPGRIDADVVLSDSFGGSRAGVAHLIAHGHRRIGFVGDQPRIHTATERLRGYRAAMEDAGLAVDDAWVSLGPTDPERVRAAVTAMVSGPEPVTALFAGNNRVTVTAVRALAGREHPVALVGFDDIELADLLGITVIAQDAAALGRTAAERLFRRLDGVDEPTARVVLGTRLIARGSGEIPPVPA, from the coding sequence GTGGCCGAGACCGCCCGCCGCCCCGAGCACCGTTACGGCAACCGGCCGACGATGAAGGATGTCGCGGCCCGGGCCGGGGTCGGGCTCAAGACGGTCTCCCGGGTCGTCAACGGCGAGCCGGGCGTCACGCCCGACACCGAGCGCCGGGTGCAGGAGGCCATCGACTCGCTCGGCTTCCGCCGCAACGACAGCGCGCGCGTGCTGCGCAAGGGCCGCACCGCCTCCGTGGGCCTGGTCCTCGAGGACCTCGCCGACCCGTTCTACGGTCCCCTCAGCCGCGCCGTCGAGGAGGTCGCCCGGGCCCACGGCGCGCTGCTGATCAACGGCTCCAGCGCGGAGGACCCGGACCGCGAGCAGGAGCTGGCGCTCGCGCTGTGCGCGCGCCGGGTGGACGGACTGATCGTCATCCCGGCCGGTACGGACCACCGTTACCTGGAGCCGGAGATCAAGGCGGGCGTCGCCACGGTCTTCGTGGACCGCCCGCCGGGCCGCATCGACGCCGACGTCGTCCTCTCGGACAGCTTCGGCGGCTCGCGCGCCGGGGTGGCCCATCTGATCGCCCACGGACACCGCAGGATCGGTTTCGTCGGCGACCAGCCCCGCATCCACACCGCGACGGAGCGTCTGCGCGGCTATCGCGCGGCGATGGAGGACGCGGGCCTGGCCGTCGACGACGCGTGGGTCTCGCTGGGACCGACGGACCCGGAGCGGGTCCGGGCGGCCGTCACGGCGATGGTCTCGGGTCCGGAGCCGGTCACCGCGCTCTTCGCGGGCAACAACCGGGTGACGGTCACGGCGGTCCGCGCGCTCGCCGGGCGCGAACACCCGGTCGCCCTCGTCGGGTTCGACGACATCGAGCTGGCCGACCTGCTCGGGATCACCGTGATCGCCCAGGACGCGGCGGCGCTGGGCCGCACGGCGGCGGAACGCCTCTTCCGCCGCCTGGACGGTGTCGACGAGCCGACCGCCCGGGTGGTCCTGGGGACCCGGCTGATCGCGCGCGGATCGGGCGAGATCCCGCCGGTGCCCGCGTAA